In the Osmerus eperlanus chromosome 27, fOsmEpe2.1, whole genome shotgun sequence genome, one interval contains:
- the cdkn2aipnl gene encoding CDKN2AIP N-terminal-like protein encodes MAELDIQEFIEQNRHLAEQVETYRGISESEKHWKARREFLFRNINDYEDPHVDQLLALSMVWANNVFLGCRYHPDLLEKVQEMAEGVVVVDAPVFKTREEIMKKQQGR; translated from the exons ATGGCTGAGTTGGACATTCAAGAGTTCATTGAACAAAACAGGCATTTGGCCGAGCAAGTGGAGACGTATCGCGGAATCTCAGAGAGCGAGAAACACTGGAAGGCCAGAAGAGAATTCTTGTTCCGGAACATAAACGATTATGAGGACCCACACGTGGATCAACTGCTCGCGTTATCAATGGTGTGGGCTAACAACGTGTTCCTCGGTTGTCG gtaCCACCCTGACCTGCTCGAGAAGGTGCAGGAGATGGCCGAGGGCGTCGTAGTGGTGGACGCGCCGGTTTTTAAAACCAGAGAAGAAATCATGAAAAAGCAACAG GGACGGTGA
- the ube2b gene encoding ubiquitin-conjugating enzyme E2 B isoform X1 — protein sequence MSTPARRRLMRDFKRLQEDPPTGVSGAPSENNIMMWNAVIFGPVGTPFEDGTFKLMIEFSEEYPNKPPTVRFISKMFHPNVYADGSICLDILQNRWSPTYDVSSILTSIQSLLDEPNPNSPANSQAAQLYQENKREYEKRVSVIVEQSWVDS from the exons ATGTCGACTCCGGCTAGAAGACGGCTTATGAGAGATTTCAAAAG gcttcaAGAAGACCCCCCCACCGGCGTGAGCGGAGCCCCCTCGGAGAACAACATCATGATGTGGAACGCAGTTATTTTTGG GCCTGTAGGTACACCATTTGAAGATG GAACATTTAAGCTTATGATAGAATTTTCAGAAGAGTATCCTAACAAGCCTCCCACAGTACGATTTATCTCCAAAATGTTTCACCCTAACG TGTATGCCGATGGGAGTATATGTTTAGACATTCTTCAGAACCGTTGGAGCCCTACATATGATGTGTCCTCAATTCTGACTTCGATCCAG TCCCTGCTGGACGAGCCCAACCCCAACAGCCCGGCCAACAGCCAGGCAGCACAGCTCTACCAGGAGAACAAGAGGGAGTACGAGAAGAGGGTGTCCGTCATCGTGGAGCAGAGCTGGGTGGACTCGTAA
- the ube2b gene encoding ubiquitin-conjugating enzyme E2 B isoform X2, whose product MSTPARRRLMRDFKRPVGTPFEDGTFKLMIEFSEEYPNKPPTVRFISKMFHPNVYADGSICLDILQNRWSPTYDVSSILTSIQSLLDEPNPNSPANSQAAQLYQENKREYEKRVSVIVEQSWVDS is encoded by the exons ATGTCGACTCCGGCTAGAAGACGGCTTATGAGAGATTTCAAAAG GCCTGTAGGTACACCATTTGAAGATG GAACATTTAAGCTTATGATAGAATTTTCAGAAGAGTATCCTAACAAGCCTCCCACAGTACGATTTATCTCCAAAATGTTTCACCCTAACG TGTATGCCGATGGGAGTATATGTTTAGACATTCTTCAGAACCGTTGGAGCCCTACATATGATGTGTCCTCAATTCTGACTTCGATCCAG TCCCTGCTGGACGAGCCCAACCCCAACAGCCCGGCCAACAGCCAGGCAGCACAGCTCTACCAGGAGAACAAGAGGGAGTACGAGAAGAGGGTGTCCGTCATCGTGGAGCAGAGCTGGGTGGACTCGTAA